One part of the Xylanimonas allomyrinae genome encodes these proteins:
- a CDS encoding AAA family ATPase has translation MARLVLAAGLPGTGKTTLARALAHDLRAAWLRIDAIEAALGVPVRTEGYDVARALAAANLGNGLDVVVDAVCPVPVSRTWWASTAAEAGAAFVVLELYLPDVAEHRRRVSQRLPDLPGQRVPSWDDVAAWDYAPWDERRDGVRTRVDGTDAAAALAVALRAVALRAVY, from the coding sequence ATGGCCCGACTCGTGCTGGCCGCCGGCCTGCCCGGCACCGGCAAGACCACGCTCGCCCGCGCCCTCGCGCACGACCTGCGGGCCGCGTGGCTGCGCATCGACGCCATCGAGGCCGCGCTGGGCGTACCCGTGCGCACCGAGGGCTACGACGTCGCGCGGGCGCTCGCGGCCGCCAACCTCGGCAACGGCCTCGACGTCGTCGTCGACGCCGTGTGCCCGGTGCCCGTGTCGCGCACCTGGTGGGCGAGCACGGCGGCCGAGGCGGGTGCGGCGTTCGTCGTGCTCGAGCTGTACCTGCCCGACGTCGCCGAGCACCGCAGGCGTGTCTCGCAGCGGCTGCCCGACCTGCCGGGGCAGCGCGTGCCGTCGTGGGACGACGTCGCGGCGTGGGACTACGCGCCCTGGGACGAGCGCCGCGACGGCGTGCGCACACGCGTGGACGGAACGGACGCCGCCGCCGCGCTCGCGGTGGCGCTGCGGGCGGTGGCGCTGCGGGCGGTGTACTGA
- a CDS encoding class I SAM-dependent RNA methyltransferase — MPLNPRVPRPASRRPRPRAVDSDAGREIELTVGPVAHGGHAVARLDGRVVFVRHALPGERVRAVVTEGGDRFWRADAVEVLADASPDRVPSAWPQAGPGGVGGGELAHVSLDGQRRWKAAVVAEQLRRLADLERDVVVEAAPGDDALGGLHYRTRIELVADAEGRAGMRRFRSHDVVALDDMPLGTPAVAELAAAEGVFARRWTSGARLEVVAPADGADGVLLVDGEVWRGGRADRRPNARRAVAETVTPLRPDANAAARFHYRVAADGFWQVHREAPAVLSGAVLDAVGDIAGARVLDLYSGAGLFTMPLAAATGEDGRVVAVEGDTRAVKDARRNAHDVPQVELHLGAVDRVLAEGGDAGGAGVGAADVVVLDPPRAGAGRTVVEAIAQRGPRRVVYVACDPAALARDIAYFAGHGYALEGLRAFDLFPMTHHVEAVAVLAR, encoded by the coding sequence GTGCCCCTCAACCCGCGCGTGCCGCGCCCAGCCTCCCGCCGCCCGCGTCCCCGGGCGGTCGACTCCGATGCCGGCCGTGAGATCGAGCTGACCGTCGGACCCGTCGCCCACGGGGGGCACGCCGTCGCCCGGCTCGACGGCCGCGTCGTCTTCGTGCGGCACGCCCTGCCGGGCGAGCGCGTGCGCGCCGTCGTGACCGAGGGCGGGGACCGCTTCTGGCGGGCCGACGCCGTCGAGGTGCTTGCCGACGCCTCGCCCGACCGCGTCCCCTCCGCGTGGCCGCAGGCCGGGCCGGGCGGCGTCGGCGGCGGCGAGCTCGCGCACGTGAGCCTGGACGGGCAGCGACGCTGGAAGGCCGCCGTGGTCGCCGAGCAGCTGCGCCGGCTCGCGGACCTCGAGCGCGACGTCGTCGTCGAGGCCGCGCCCGGCGACGACGCGCTCGGCGGCCTGCACTACCGCACGCGCATCGAGCTGGTCGCGGACGCGGAGGGACGCGCCGGCATGCGCCGGTTCCGCTCGCACGACGTGGTCGCGCTCGACGACATGCCGCTCGGCACGCCCGCCGTCGCCGAGCTCGCCGCCGCCGAGGGCGTGTTCGCGCGACGCTGGACCTCCGGGGCGCGGCTCGAGGTGGTGGCACCCGCCGACGGCGCGGACGGCGTGCTCCTGGTCGACGGCGAGGTGTGGCGCGGTGGGCGCGCGGACCGGCGGCCCAACGCGCGCCGGGCCGTCGCGGAGACCGTCACGCCGCTGCGTCCGGACGCGAACGCCGCCGCGCGGTTCCACTACCGCGTCGCGGCCGACGGCTTCTGGCAGGTCCACCGGGAGGCCCCCGCCGTGCTCAGCGGCGCGGTGCTCGACGCCGTCGGCGACATCGCGGGTGCCCGGGTGCTCGACCTGTACTCCGGCGCGGGCCTGTTCACCATGCCGCTCGCCGCGGCCACCGGTGAGGACGGGCGCGTCGTGGCCGTCGAGGGCGACACGCGTGCCGTCAAGGACGCGCGACGCAACGCCCACGACGTGCCGCAGGTCGAGCTGCACCTGGGCGCCGTCGACCGCGTGCTCGCCGAGGGCGGCGACGCCGGGGGCGCGGGAGTCGGCGCGGCCGACGTCGTCGTGCTCGACCCGCCGCGGGCGGGCGCGGGACGCACGGTGGTCGAGGCGATCGCGCAGCGGGGCCCGCGGCGCGTGGTCTACGTCGCGTGCGACCCGGCGGCGCTCGCCCGTGACATCGCCTACTTCGCGGGCCACGGGTACGCGCTGGAGGGCCTGCGGGCGTTCGACCTGTTCCCCATGACGCACCACGTCGAGGCCGTCGCCGTCCTGGCGCGCTGA
- a CDS encoding APC family permease has product MSDIADAAKRILLGRPMRSEHLGHTLLPKRIALPIFASDALSSVAYAPDEILLTLALAGLAASAVSLWAGLGVVFVLVVVVLSYRQNVHAYPSGGGDYEVATTNLGAPAGLSVASALLVDYVLTVAVSISSAAQYAASAVPALRGHEATAAVVAIVVLTLMNLRGVRESGSVFAIPTYCFMALIGLMAVVGGIRFFAGNLPMAESHDFSVVPAAGFDQGLMGVAGAFLFARAFASGCAALTGVEAISNGVPAFRKPKSRNAAVTLALLGSISATMVISILLLAQATGVKYVEDPATQLTLNGAPPPESYAQHPTIGQLAAAVFQGFPVAFYAVSAITGIILVLAANTAFNGFPVLGSILAKDGYLPRQLHTRGDRLAFSNGIVTLAVAAIVLIVVFDAQVTRLIQLYIVGVFVSFTLSQLGMVRHWTRELRRQSDPAARRNMLRSRVINVVGFVCTGFVLIIVLLTKFLHGAYIAILAMAALYVLMLAIHKHYGRVRDELSLDDVAAARALPSRVHALVLVSRIHKPTMRALAYARAARPSMLEAVTVGVDPEDVADLTRQWEALDLPVPLRVLDSPFREISRPILKYVRSIRRESPRDLVVVYIPEYVVGHWWEQLLHNQSALRLKGRLLFTPGVVVASVPWQLSSSQGHTGLEDATYVQGRLPRF; this is encoded by the coding sequence GTGTCGGACATCGCGGACGCCGCCAAGCGGATCCTGCTCGGTCGCCCCATGCGCAGCGAGCACCTGGGGCACACGCTCCTACCGAAGCGCATCGCGCTACCGATCTTCGCCTCGGACGCGCTGTCGTCGGTCGCCTACGCGCCCGACGAGATCCTGCTGACGCTCGCGCTCGCGGGTCTCGCCGCCTCGGCCGTGTCGCTGTGGGCAGGCCTGGGCGTCGTGTTCGTGCTCGTCGTCGTCGTGCTGTCGTACCGGCAGAACGTGCACGCCTATCCGTCGGGCGGTGGGGACTACGAGGTGGCGACGACCAACCTGGGTGCGCCCGCAGGCCTGTCGGTCGCCTCGGCCCTGCTGGTCGACTACGTGCTGACGGTGGCCGTCTCCATCAGCTCGGCCGCGCAGTACGCGGCCTCCGCGGTGCCCGCGCTGCGAGGGCACGAGGCGACGGCGGCGGTGGTCGCCATCGTGGTCCTCACGCTCATGAACCTGCGCGGGGTGCGCGAGTCGGGTTCGGTGTTCGCGATCCCGACCTACTGCTTCATGGCGCTCATCGGCCTCATGGCCGTCGTCGGCGGCATCCGGTTCTTCGCCGGGAACCTGCCCATGGCGGAGAGCCACGACTTCTCGGTGGTGCCCGCCGCGGGGTTCGACCAGGGACTGATGGGCGTGGCCGGGGCGTTCCTGTTCGCGCGCGCGTTCGCGTCCGGATGCGCGGCGCTGACGGGTGTGGAGGCGATCTCGAACGGGGTGCCGGCGTTTCGCAAGCCCAAGTCGCGCAACGCGGCCGTGACGCTCGCGCTGCTCGGTTCGATCTCGGCGACCATGGTCATCTCGATCCTCCTGCTCGCACAGGCGACGGGCGTCAAGTACGTCGAGGACCCGGCCACGCAGCTCACGCTCAACGGCGCCCCGCCGCCCGAGTCGTACGCCCAGCACCCCACGATCGGCCAGCTCGCCGCCGCCGTGTTCCAGGGGTTCCCGGTGGCGTTCTACGCCGTGTCGGCCATCACCGGCATCATCCTGGTGCTGGCCGCCAACACCGCGTTCAACGGCTTCCCGGTGCTCGGCTCGATCCTCGCCAAGGACGGGTACCTGCCCCGCCAGCTGCACACGCGCGGTGACCGGCTCGCGTTCTCCAACGGCATCGTCACCCTCGCGGTCGCTGCGATCGTGCTCATCGTGGTGTTCGACGCCCAGGTCACCCGCCTGATCCAGCTCTACATCGTGGGCGTCTTCGTGTCGTTCACGCTCTCGCAGCTCGGCATGGTCCGGCACTGGACGCGCGAGCTGCGGCGCCAGTCCGACCCGGCGGCCCGCCGGAACATGCTGCGCTCGCGCGTCATCAACGTCGTGGGGTTCGTGTGCACCGGGTTCGTGCTGATCATCGTGCTGCTGACCAAGTTCCTGCACGGCGCCTACATCGCCATCCTGGCGATGGCTGCCCTGTACGTCCTCATGCTCGCGATCCACAAGCACTACGGGCGCGTGCGGGACGAGCTCTCGCTCGACGACGTCGCGGCGGCACGCGCTCTGCCCAGCCGCGTCCACGCCCTGGTGCTGGTGTCGCGCATCCACAAGCCGACCATGCGGGCGCTCGCCTACGCCCGGGCCGCGCGGCCCTCGATGCTCGAGGCGGTCACGGTAGGCGTCGACCCCGAGGACGTCGCCGACCTGACCCGGCAGTGGGAGGCGCTGGACCTGCCCGTCCCGCTGCGCGTGCTCGACTCCCCGTTCCGTGAGATCAGCCGCCCGATCCTGAAGTACGTGCGCTCGATCCGGCGCGAGTCGCCGCGCGACCTCGTGGTCGTCTACATCCCCGAGTACGTCGTCGGGCACTGGTGGGAGCAGCTGCTGCACAACCAGTCGGCGCTGCGGCTCAAGGGGCGGCTTCTGTTCACCCCGGGCGTCGTGGTGGCCTCGGTCCCGTGGCAGCTCTCCTCCTCGCAGGGGCACACGGGCCTGGAGGACGCGACCTACGTGCAGGGCCGCCTGCCGCGATTCTGA
- a CDS encoding potassium channel family protein has product MGCGRVGASLAQEIESRGHSVAVIDQNPDAFRRLAGDFGGQKVTGIGFDRDTLVQAGIEDTYAFAAVSDGDNSNVLAARVARETFGVGNVVARIYDPKRAEIYQRLGIPTVATVRWTADQVLRRMLPLGATDEYRDPSGEVRLAQVDYHPAWTGRSVRRIEAASGARVAFLSRYTDGVMVTGDTVLQENDVLHMLMRCDDSDAVERTMTHAPDPKED; this is encoded by the coding sequence ATGGGCTGCGGCCGCGTGGGCGCCTCGCTCGCGCAGGAGATCGAGTCGCGCGGGCATTCCGTCGCGGTGATCGACCAGAACCCCGACGCGTTCCGGCGGCTGGCCGGCGACTTCGGCGGACAGAAGGTGACAGGCATCGGGTTCGATCGCGACACCCTCGTGCAGGCCGGGATCGAGGACACGTACGCGTTCGCCGCCGTCTCCGACGGCGACAACTCCAACGTCCTCGCCGCCCGCGTCGCGCGCGAGACGTTCGGCGTCGGGAACGTCGTGGCGCGCATCTACGACCCCAAGCGCGCGGAGATCTACCAGCGCCTGGGCATCCCGACCGTCGCGACCGTCCGGTGGACCGCAGACCAGGTGCTGCGGCGCATGCTGCCGCTGGGCGCGACGGACGAGTACCGCGACCCGTCGGGCGAGGTCCGCCTGGCGCAGGTCGACTACCACCCGGCCTGGACCGGCCGCTCCGTGCGCCGCATCGAGGCCGCGAGCGGCGCGCGCGTCGCGTTCCTCTCGCGCTACACCGACGGCGTCATGGTCACGGGCGACACGGTGCTGCAGGAGAACGACGTGCTGCACATGCTCATGCGCTGCGACGACTCCGACGCCGTCGAGCGGACGATGACGCACGCCCCCGACCCGAAGGAGGACTGA
- a CDS encoding potassium channel family protein — MRVVIAGAGSVGRSIARELLSHDHEVALIDKSPAAMRVAQVPEADWLLADACELPTLENAQVAEADVVVGATGDDKANLVFSLLCKTEFGVPRTVARVNNPRNEWMFDQSWGVDVAVSTPRIMTAMVEEAVAVGDVVKIFTFHQSGADILELTLPPSSPLVGTRVGAIAWPADTVLAAIVRGPLPIAPSIDDTLEAGDELLLVTGRDVDTAALQKLLVEPPSRA, encoded by the coding sequence ATGCGCGTCGTCATCGCCGGCGCAGGTTCGGTGGGGCGTTCGATCGCCCGCGAGCTGCTGAGCCACGACCACGAGGTCGCTCTCATCGACAAGAGCCCCGCGGCCATGCGCGTGGCCCAGGTGCCCGAGGCCGACTGGCTGCTCGCCGACGCGTGCGAGCTGCCGACGCTCGAGAACGCCCAGGTCGCGGAGGCCGACGTCGTCGTGGGCGCGACAGGTGACGACAAGGCCAACCTGGTCTTCTCGCTGCTGTGCAAGACGGAGTTCGGCGTGCCGCGCACGGTCGCGCGCGTCAACAACCCCCGCAACGAGTGGATGTTCGACCAGTCGTGGGGCGTGGACGTCGCGGTGTCGACGCCGCGCATCATGACGGCGATGGTCGAGGAGGCCGTCGCGGTCGGCGACGTCGTGAAGATCTTCACGTTCCACCAGTCCGGGGCGGACATCCTGGAGCTCACGCTCCCTCCGTCGTCGCCGCTCGTGGGCACCCGCGTGGGGGCGATCGCGTGGCCCGCCGACACGGTGCTGGCGGCGATCGTGCGCGGCCCGCTGCCGATCGCGCCGTCGATCGACGACACGCTCGAGGCAGGCGACGAGCTGCTGCTGGTCACCGGCCGCGACGTCGACACGGCGGCGTTGCAGAAGCTGCTCGTCGAGCCGCCCAGCAGGGCCTGA
- a CDS encoding DUF3159 domain-containing protein — protein sequence MSGEQRAASRRGLQTVTGETFSFADAVGGVRGVVEAVLPGTLFVVVYVATTNLGWSLGAAGVAALGAVGLRLAQRTPVTQALGGLLGIAVGVFWAWRSGEAQNFFAVGLWTNGAYLVAVLASILLRWPAVGFVVEALRTGFTAERAREQGAEGANPFAGLSAWRADRTLMRRYTIATWLWVGMFALRLAVQLPLYLDNSVGWLGTARLVLGVPLWGLVLWLTWTLVHGAHTAHHEARAEDRAPQEPSAPQ from the coding sequence GTGAGCGGCGAGCAGCGGGCTGCCTCACGGCGCGGGCTGCAGACCGTCACGGGTGAGACCTTCTCGTTCGCGGACGCCGTGGGCGGGGTGCGCGGTGTCGTCGAGGCGGTGCTGCCCGGCACGCTGTTCGTCGTGGTGTACGTCGCGACGACGAACCTCGGCTGGTCGCTCGGTGCGGCCGGGGTGGCTGCGCTGGGTGCGGTCGGGCTGCGGCTCGCGCAACGCACGCCCGTGACCCAGGCGCTGGGCGGTCTGCTCGGGATCGCCGTGGGCGTGTTCTGGGCGTGGCGCTCGGGCGAGGCGCAGAACTTCTTCGCGGTGGGGCTGTGGACCAACGGGGCGTACCTCGTGGCCGTGCTCGCCTCGATCCTGCTGCGCTGGCCGGCCGTCGGGTTCGTCGTCGAGGCGCTGCGCACCGGCTTCACCGCCGAGCGGGCGCGTGAGCAGGGCGCCGAGGGTGCCAACCCGTTCGCGGGCCTGTCGGCCTGGCGTGCCGACCGGACGCTGATGCGCCGGTACACGATCGCGACCTGGCTGTGGGTCGGCATGTTCGCGCTGCGCCTGGCCGTGCAGCTGCCGCTGTACCTCGACAACTCGGTGGGGTGGCTCGGCACCGCGCGCCTCGTGCTCGGCGTGCCGCTGTGGGGTCTGGTGCTGTGGCTGACGTGGACGCTGGTCCACGGCGCGCACACCGCGCACCACGAGGCGCGCGCCGAGGACAGAGCCCCTCAGGAACCCTCGGCCCCGCAGTAG
- a CDS encoding OB-fold nucleic acid binding domain-containing protein: protein MSLRTAVRQVFASAESVAADEEREDAAKNQGCAAVSTLTPRTRGRAAGVLRSVVLRPRDGVPSVEAELFDGSGALDLVWLGRRTIAGVEPGRRVRVEGMVCETEGRRTMFNPRYELRPRAGE, encoded by the coding sequence ATGTCGCTGCGAACCGCCGTCCGGCAGGTGTTCGCGTCCGCCGAGTCGGTGGCCGCGGACGAAGAGCGCGAGGACGCCGCCAAGAACCAGGGCTGCGCGGCCGTCTCGACGTTGACGCCGCGCACGCGTGGCAGGGCCGCGGGCGTGCTGCGCTCGGTCGTGCTGCGGCCGCGCGACGGCGTTCCGTCGGTCGAGGCCGAGCTGTTCGACGGCTCGGGTGCGCTCGACCTCGTCTGGCTGGGCCGGCGCACCATCGCGGGCGTCGAGCCCGGGCGGCGCGTGCGGGTCGAGGGCATGGTGTGCGAGACCGAGGGGCGGCGCACGATGTTCAACCCGCGCTACGAGCTGCGGCCGAGGGCGGGCGAGTGA
- a CDS encoding DUF3710 domain-containing protein, with protein sequence MGLFRRNASKSEAAEPQPETVDTVDAAAEAADTPESETPARGPFDAADVGTMGPRVDLGAIWLPVLPGLELRMEVDKRTQKVTGVSATLAASGLQVQAFAAPRTWGIWDEVRAEIAASVTAQGGTVDDVPGPFGRELIARVPAQGPDGRQGVRPARFIGVDGPRWFLRGVLTGAAAVDAEAARALESVFANVVVVRDDSPRPPRDLLTLTLPDGGGPAAAAEAPAKPSFDPLTRGPEITEIR encoded by the coding sequence GTGGGTCTGTTCCGGCGCAACGCGTCGAAGAGCGAGGCCGCCGAGCCTCAGCCAGAGACCGTCGACACGGTGGACGCCGCGGCCGAGGCCGCCGACACGCCGGAGAGCGAGACGCCGGCGCGCGGCCCGTTCGACGCGGCCGACGTGGGGACCATGGGTCCGCGCGTCGATCTCGGCGCGATCTGGCTGCCCGTGCTGCCGGGCCTGGAGCTGCGCATGGAGGTCGACAAGCGCACCCAGAAGGTCACCGGCGTCTCGGCGACCCTCGCCGCCTCGGGCCTTCAGGTCCAGGCCTTCGCCGCGCCCCGCACGTGGGGCATCTGGGACGAGGTCCGGGCCGAGATCGCGGCGTCGGTCACGGCGCAGGGCGGCACCGTCGACGACGTGCCGGGGCCGTTCGGGCGCGAGCTCATCGCGCGGGTCCCCGCGCAGGGTCCCGACGGCCGCCAGGGCGTGCGTCCCGCGCGGTTCATCGGCGTCGACGGTCCACGCTGGTTCCTGCGCGGCGTGCTGACAGGGGCCGCGGCCGTGGACGCCGAGGCGGCGCGCGCCCTCGAGTCGGTCTTCGCCAACGTCGTCGTCGTCCGCGACGACAGCCCGCGCCCCCCGCGCGACCTGCTGACCCTCACGCTGCCTGACGGCGGCGGCCCGGCGGCGGCGGCGGAAGCGCCCGCGAAGCCCAGCTTCGACCCCCTCACCCGGGGGCCCGAGATCACCGAGATCCGCTGA
- a CDS encoding DUF3093 domain-containing protein, translating into MSRVSPAPDFRERLVPGPGLLAVCAGAGLLVLIVLLPVAPALAWVGGVVAGAGCVAAAVLAAPRVEVGDGVLRAGRARVPVRLLGESVVLATREQRDAQLGARLDARAHVVLVSSVATAVRVVLDDPQDPTPYWLVSTRRPHDLAAALRASAGAHGAQGDAGTAKAVTPDA; encoded by the coding sequence ATGAGCCGCGTCTCCCCCGCCCCCGACTTCCGCGAGCGCCTGGTCCCCGGCCCGGGTCTGCTGGCCGTGTGCGCGGGTGCCGGGCTGCTGGTCCTGATCGTGCTGCTGCCGGTGGCGCCTGCGCTCGCCTGGGTGGGCGGCGTCGTGGCCGGCGCCGGGTGCGTCGCGGCGGCCGTGCTCGCGGCGCCGCGGGTCGAGGTCGGCGACGGCGTGCTGCGCGCGGGGCGCGCCCGCGTGCCGGTGCGTCTGCTGGGCGAGTCCGTCGTGCTGGCCACGCGCGAGCAGCGGGACGCGCAGCTGGGCGCCCGGCTCGACGCTCGCGCCCACGTCGTCCTGGTGTCCTCGGTGGCGACGGCGGTGCGCGTCGTGCTCGACGACCCGCAGGACCCGACGCCCTACTGGCTCGTCTCGACGCGGCGGCCGCACGACCTCGCCGCGGCGCTGCGCGCGAGTGCCGGCGCCCACGGCGCACAGGGGGACGCGGGCACGGCAAAGGCCGTCACGCCTGATGCGTGA
- a CDS encoding DUF4193 domain-containing protein, whose product MATDYDAPRKNDEDVEQDSIQELQARRSDKSSGVVDEDETEAAEGFELPGADLSGEELAVRVLPRQADEFTCTSCFLVHHRSQLAYEKNGQMICSECAA is encoded by the coding sequence ATGGCAACCGACTACGACGCCCCCCGCAAGAATGACGAGGACGTGGAGCAGGACTCGATCCAGGAGCTCCAGGCACGTCGTTCAGACAAGTCGTCGGGTGTCGTCGACGAGGACGAGACGGAAGCGGCCGAGGGCTTCGAGCTCCCCGGCGCCGACCTCTCGGGCGAGGAGCTCGCCGTGCGCGTGCTGCCCCGGCAGGCCGACGAGTTCACCTGCACGTCCTGCTTCCTCGTCCACCACCGCAGCCAGCTGGCCTACGAGAAGAACGGCCAGATGATCTGCTCGGAGTGCGCTGCCTGA
- a CDS encoding inositol monophosphatase family protein: MNTAPVLPDGVSIAGLRALALSLATEAGAAVRARRPEHVTVAATKSSDVDPVTAMDRAVEELLVARLATERPQDAILGEEGDDVPGTSGLTWVVDPIDGTVNYLYGVSSFAVSVAVVAGPADPERWTILAGCVHDVVTGRTWSAGLGEGATADGVPLPAVEHAPLGRSLVGTGFGYAASRRAAQARVLAEVLPRVRDIRRLGSAAIDLCLLAQGSLDLYYERGLNPWDLAAGALVASEAGARVVGLRGHAPGATMTVAGRGPALDQFVSLLEAAQADAPDGA, from the coding sequence ATGAACACCGCTCCCGTTCTCCCCGACGGCGTCAGCATCGCCGGCCTGCGCGCGCTCGCGCTGTCCCTCGCCACCGAGGCGGGCGCGGCCGTGCGCGCCCGGCGCCCCGAGCACGTCACCGTCGCCGCCACCAAGTCCTCGGACGTCGACCCCGTCACCGCGATGGACCGCGCCGTCGAGGAGCTGCTCGTGGCGCGCCTGGCGACCGAGCGTCCGCAGGACGCGATCCTCGGCGAGGAGGGCGACGACGTGCCCGGCACGAGCGGGCTCACCTGGGTGGTCGACCCGATCGACGGCACCGTCAACTACCTGTACGGCGTCTCGTCGTTCGCGGTCTCGGTCGCGGTGGTGGCCGGACCTGCGGACCCGGAACGGTGGACGATCCTCGCCGGGTGCGTGCATGACGTGGTGACCGGCCGCACCTGGTCGGCGGGGCTCGGGGAGGGCGCGACCGCCGACGGCGTGCCGCTGCCTGCGGTCGAGCACGCCCCGCTGGGCCGCAGCCTCGTCGGCACCGGCTTCGGGTATGCGGCATCGCGCCGTGCGGCCCAGGCGCGCGTCCTGGCCGAGGTGCTGCCTCGGGTGCGCGACATCCGCCGGCTCGGCTCGGCGGCCATCGACCTGTGCCTGCTCGCCCAGGGGTCCCTGGACCTGTACTACGAGCGCGGCCTCAACCCGTGGGACCTCGCGGCGGGCGCGCTCGTCGCGTCCGAGGCCGGAGCGCGGGTGGTCGGACTGCGTGGCCACGCCCCCGGCGCGACGATGACGGTCGCCGGGCGGGGGCCCGCTCTGGACCAGTTTGTGAGCCTTCTGGAGGCTGCGCAGGCCGATGCGCCCGACGGCGCCTGA
- a CDS encoding trimeric intracellular cation channel family protein: MTALLTWLDSLHADTLLELAGVFFAALSGGLAGVRKNFDVFGVLVLAWAAGLGGGVLRDVLIGATPPVGISNWKFVVTALAAGVVIFFLHPSVERMRRTVIVLDAWALAFFVLLGTTKGLALGAGPLAAVMVGVLTGIGGGIMRDVLVGEVPLVLADRQLYAIPAFLGAGVTVALWWTGWLSVWTQVLVVLLVSGIRLLSLRRGWVVPAPGSGWSGRWGAEGRMGT; the protein is encoded by the coding sequence GTGACCGCATTGCTCACCTGGCTCGACTCCCTGCACGCCGACACCCTGCTCGAGCTCGCCGGTGTGTTCTTCGCCGCGCTCTCGGGTGGCCTGGCCGGCGTGCGCAAGAACTTCGACGTCTTCGGCGTCCTGGTCCTGGCGTGGGCCGCGGGTCTGGGCGGCGGCGTGCTGCGCGACGTGCTGATCGGCGCGACGCCGCCGGTCGGCATCTCCAACTGGAAGTTCGTCGTGACCGCCCTCGCGGCCGGCGTGGTGATCTTCTTCCTGCACCCGAGCGTCGAGCGCATGCGCCGCACGGTGATCGTCCTGGACGCGTGGGCGCTCGCCTTCTTCGTGCTGCTCGGCACCACCAAGGGCCTCGCGCTGGGTGCCGGGCCGCTCGCGGCGGTCATGGTGGGGGTGCTGACGGGCATCGGCGGCGGGATCATGCGCGACGTGCTGGTCGGCGAGGTTCCCCTCGTGCTCGCCGACCGTCAGCTCTACGCGATCCCCGCGTTCCTGGGCGCGGGCGTGACCGTCGCCCTGTGGTGGACCGGCTGGTTGAGCGTGTGGACGCAGGTGCTCGTCGTCCTGCTGGTCAGCGGGATCCGCCTGCTCTCCTTGCGCCGGGGCTGGGTCGTGCCCGCTCCCGGCTCGGGCTGGAGCGGACGATGGGGCGCGGAGGGCAGGATGGGCACGTGA
- a CDS encoding thymidine kinase, whose product MAELVFFSGTMDSGKSTLALQTDYNHAARGRTGLVFTRHDRAGAARISSRLGLETGAREVDDETDFWQVVAQERHGGRLVDYIVCDEAQFYSPEQVEQLARLVDEVEIDVFAFGITSDFRTRLFPGSARLIELADRTEILQVQALCWCGRRATHNARTVGGAMVVEGEQVVVGDTATSEAVVAYEVLCRRHHMRRMTADAARQRASAGESRLDLP is encoded by the coding sequence ATGGCCGAGCTCGTCTTCTTCAGCGGCACCATGGACTCCGGCAAGTCGACCCTCGCGCTGCAGACCGACTACAACCACGCCGCGCGCGGGCGCACCGGGCTGGTGTTCACACGCCACGACCGCGCCGGCGCCGCCCGCATCTCCTCGCGCCTCGGCCTAGAGACCGGGGCGCGCGAGGTCGACGACGAGACGGACTTCTGGCAGGTCGTCGCGCAGGAGCGTCACGGGGGCCGGCTGGTCGACTACATCGTGTGCGACGAGGCGCAGTTCTACTCGCCCGAGCAGGTCGAGCAGCTCGCGCGGCTGGTCGACGAGGTCGAGATCGACGTCTTCGCCTTCGGGATCACGTCCGACTTCCGCACGCGGCTGTTCCCCGGATCGGCACGCCTCATCGAGCTCGCGGACCGCACCGAGATCCTCCAGGTCCAGGCCCTGTGCTGGTGCGGGCGGCGTGCCACGCACAACGCGCGCACGGTCGGCGGGGCGATGGTCGTCGAGGGGGAGCAGGTCGTCGTGGGGGACACCGCGACGTCCGAGGCCGTCGTCGCCTACGAGGTGCTGTGCCGCCGCCACCACATGCGACGCATGACGGCGGACGCGGCACGTCAGCGCGCGTCGGCGGGGGAGTCGCGGCTCGACCTGCCCTGA